From the Haloarcula sp. H-GB4 genome, one window contains:
- a CDS encoding NAD(P)/FAD-dependent oxidoreductase: protein MTDILIVGGGPAGLSAALFAQKNGLETTVFDTDGTWMHKAHLFNYLGVGSQDGSAFMETARSQVDSFGVDRKQGTEVTDVQQTDGGFEATTEDETYEADYLVLATGANRDLAASLGCEMTAEDVVDVDVTMETSVDDAYATGGMVRAEEWQAVISAGDGAAAALNILTKEKGEHFHDFDTPADADAVFGPKE, encoded by the coding sequence ATGACGGATATTCTCATCGTCGGGGGCGGCCCCGCCGGCCTGAGCGCGGCACTGTTTGCACAGAAAAACGGGCTGGAAACGACAGTCTTCGACACTGATGGGACCTGGATGCACAAAGCACATCTGTTCAACTATCTCGGGGTAGGCTCTCAGGATGGGTCTGCGTTCATGGAAACCGCCCGGTCACAGGTGGATAGCTTCGGTGTCGACCGAAAACAGGGTACAGAAGTGACAGACGTGCAGCAAACTGATGGCGGATTTGAGGCTACAACTGAGGACGAGACATATGAAGCAGACTACCTCGTCCTCGCGACGGGTGCTAACCGCGACCTCGCTGCGTCGCTTGGCTGTGAGATGACTGCTGAAGATGTCGTTGACGTGGACGTGACGATGGAGACGAGTGTTGACGACGCCTACGCGACAGGGGGAATGGTCCGAGCCGAGGAGTGGCAGGCGGTTATCTCTGCCGGCGACGGTGCAGCGGCAGCCCTGAACATTCTCACAAAGGAGAAAGGAGAGCATTTCCACGACTTCGATACGCCCGCCGATGCAGACGCGGTATTCGGTCCCAAAGAGTAG
- a CDS encoding zinc-dependent alcohol dehydrogenase family protein: MRAAIYRGPGEITVEEVPRPEIESPTDAIVRVTHTAVCGSDLWFYRGQSDREEGSRVGHEPMGIVEEVGDDVRSVEPGDRVFAPFVISCGRCEFCRKGLHTSCVNGDSWGGDNGGGQGEYVRATEADGTLVRVPDRHADDEDTLEAILPLTDVMGTGHHAAVSAGVGEGDTCIVVGDGAVGLCGVLAARRLGAERIIAMGHHEDRLELAESFGATETIAARGQDAVDAADDLTDGGANHVLECVGAASAMETAIDVCRPGGTVGYVGVPHGVDDSGLDVFSLFGDNIALNGGVAPVRAYADELLADVLQGTLDPSPIFTKTVDLDGVPEGYRAMDEREAIKVLVKL, translated from the coding sequence ATGCGCGCAGCCATCTACCGTGGCCCCGGTGAGATTACCGTCGAAGAGGTTCCCCGACCGGAAATCGAATCGCCAACCGACGCGATTGTACGCGTGACTCACACGGCTGTCTGTGGCTCCGACCTCTGGTTCTATCGTGGCCAGAGCGACCGTGAAGAGGGGTCCCGCGTCGGCCACGAGCCGATGGGTATCGTTGAGGAAGTCGGAGACGACGTGCGCTCAGTCGAACCCGGCGACCGGGTGTTCGCCCCGTTCGTCATCAGCTGTGGCCGGTGTGAGTTCTGTCGGAAGGGACTGCACACGTCCTGTGTCAACGGCGATTCGTGGGGCGGCGACAACGGCGGCGGCCAGGGCGAGTACGTCCGGGCGACGGAGGCCGACGGGACGCTCGTCCGCGTCCCGGACCGCCACGCCGATGATGAAGACACGCTGGAAGCAATTCTGCCGCTGACAGACGTGATGGGAACCGGTCACCACGCGGCGGTGAGCGCCGGCGTCGGTGAAGGCGACACCTGTATTGTCGTTGGTGACGGCGCCGTCGGGCTGTGTGGCGTCCTCGCGGCGCGTCGCCTCGGGGCAGAACGCATCATTGCGATGGGCCACCACGAGGACCGTCTTGAACTCGCAGAGTCGTTCGGTGCGACCGAAACCATCGCCGCCCGTGGCCAAGATGCCGTGGACGCCGCGGATGACCTGACTGACGGCGGTGCAAACCACGTGCTCGAATGTGTCGGTGCGGCCTCAGCAATGGAGACCGCCATCGACGTCTGTCGGCCGGGCGGGACCGTCGGCTACGTCGGTGTCCCGCATGGCGTTGACGACTCCGGATTGGATGTGTTCTCTCTGTTCGGCGATAATATCGCGCTCAACGGCGGCGTGGCACCGGTTCGTGCCTACGCCGACGAACTACTGGCCGACGTGTTGCAGGGGACGCTCGACCCGTCACCGATATTCACGAAAACCGTCGATCTCGACGGCGTTCCAGAAGGATATCGGGCGATGGACGAGCGTGAGGCAATCAAAGTTCTCGTCAAGTTGTAG